A single genomic interval of Alteromonas sp. CI.11.F.A3 harbors:
- a CDS encoding aldo/keto reductase, with protein sequence MQNYFPDASRLVYGCMGLGGGWNNEPATKEHVLQAHQVIEQALALNINVFDHADIYTFGKAETVFGKVLKENPSLKERMILQSKCAIRFEDDLGPKRYDFSAKWIESSVEGILQRLNIEQLDILLLHRPDPLMELDEVATTLSSLQQQGKIKHVGVSNMHGHQMAYLQSALSSPIVANQLEMSLAFRDWLEDGVTTNSPANRDSGYAPGTLEYCMMNKIQLQAWGSLAQGKYTGASTQNNTDAATAALVNTLAAEYETSPEAIVLAWLMRHPANIQPVLGTTNIERIKACHKSMDVQLTREHWYLLLETARGQEMP encoded by the coding sequence ATGCAAAACTATTTCCCAGACGCAAGCAGACTTGTTTATGGCTGCATGGGCCTTGGTGGTGGCTGGAACAACGAACCAGCAACAAAAGAACATGTGTTACAAGCTCACCAAGTAATAGAACAAGCATTAGCTCTTAATATTAATGTGTTCGATCATGCAGACATCTATACCTTCGGCAAAGCTGAAACTGTGTTCGGTAAGGTTCTAAAAGAAAACCCTTCGTTAAAAGAACGTATGATTCTGCAGTCTAAATGTGCGATACGGTTCGAAGATGATTTAGGACCAAAGCGCTACGATTTCTCAGCAAAATGGATTGAATCTTCGGTAGAAGGAATTTTGCAGCGTTTGAACATAGAGCAACTTGATATTTTACTGCTTCATCGCCCCGACCCATTGATGGAATTGGATGAAGTTGCTACCACGCTCTCTTCCTTACAGCAGCAAGGAAAGATAAAGCACGTTGGCGTATCAAACATGCATGGGCATCAAATGGCGTACTTACAATCGGCGCTTTCAAGCCCAATTGTGGCGAACCAATTGGAAATGAGCTTAGCGTTTCGAGACTGGCTAGAAGACGGCGTTACCACTAATAGCCCAGCAAACCGTGACTCTGGCTATGCGCCAGGCACCCTTGAATATTGTATGATGAACAAGATACAACTTCAGGCGTGGGGCAGCCTGGCCCAAGGTAAATACACGGGTGCGAGTACTCAGAACAATACTGATGCCGCCACGGCTGCGTTGGTAAACACGCTAGCCGCTGAATACGAAACTAGCCCTGAAGCTATCGTATTAGCGTGGTTAATGCGCCACCCTGCCAATATCCAACCAGTACTTGGTACAACCAATATTGAGCGGATAAAAGCCTGCCATAAATCGATGGATGTACAACTGACTCGCGAACATTGGTACTTATTATTAGAAACTGC
- a CDS encoding lipocalin family protein translates to MLFTLVGCTSVPDGVAPVDGFELDRYLGQWYEIARYDHSFEEGLSNVTATYSTRDDGGVKVINRGYSQEEAKWDEAEGKAYFVSSADIAHLKVSFFGPFYASYVVMALDKEDYQYAMITGPDREYLWILAREKTLPQDTIDVLLAQATQNGYDTSKLIWVSHDTP, encoded by the coding sequence ATGTTATTTACCTTAGTGGGATGTACATCAGTGCCAGACGGCGTTGCGCCGGTGGATGGGTTTGAGCTAGATCGCTATTTAGGTCAGTGGTACGAAATTGCGCGCTACGATCACAGTTTTGAAGAGGGGCTATCCAATGTAACGGCAACCTACTCTACGCGTGATGATGGGGGCGTAAAGGTTATTAACCGAGGTTATTCGCAAGAAGAAGCAAAGTGGGATGAAGCCGAAGGGAAAGCCTATTTTGTATCGAGTGCCGATATTGCGCATTTGAAAGTATCATTCTTTGGGCCTTTCTATGCCAGTTATGTTGTGATGGCGTTAGACAAAGAAGACTATCAATATGCCATGATTACAGGGCCTGATAGAGAGTACCTGTGGATATTAGCCAGAGAAAAAACCTTACCGCAAGACACTATCGATGTCCTTTTGGCCCAAGCTACACAGAACGGCTACGATACTAGTAAATTGATTTGGGTCTCTCACGACACGCCTTAA
- a CDS encoding PhnA domain-containing protein, translating into MLQEAVFNRADNACEMCKNTENLDVYMVPESPDETAGCAVLTCQTCRMQLNSEADIDTNHWRCLNDAMWSPTPAVQVVAYRMLNKISGESWAQDLLDMAYLEDDVKQWAEAGLIEQEATLDCNGTALQAGDNVHLVKDLTVKGANFTAKRGTPVRGISLSDNPLHIEGKVNGTRIVIIAAYTKKS; encoded by the coding sequence GTGCTTCAAGAAGCTGTTTTCAATCGAGCGGATAACGCTTGCGAGATGTGTAAGAACACCGAAAATTTAGACGTTTACATGGTACCCGAATCGCCAGATGAAACTGCTGGCTGCGCGGTACTTACCTGCCAAACCTGCCGCATGCAACTTAATAGTGAAGCCGATATAGACACTAATCACTGGCGTTGCCTTAATGACGCCATGTGGTCACCTACGCCCGCTGTTCAAGTGGTTGCTTATCGTATGCTTAATAAAATAAGCGGCGAAAGCTGGGCTCAAGATTTGTTAGACATGGCTTATTTAGAAGACGATGTTAAACAATGGGCAGAAGCTGGACTTATCGAGCAAGAAGCGACGCTTGATTGCAACGGGACTGCGTTGCAAGCTGGCGATAATGTGCACCTTGTTAAAGACCTTACCGTTAAGGGAGCTAACTTTACGGCTAAACGCGGTACGCCGGTAAGAGGCATTAGCCTAAGCGATAATCCTTTGCATATTGAAGGTAAAGTTAACGGCACCCGCATTGTCATTATTGCGGCTTATACAAAAAAATCTTAA
- the pyrC gene encoding dihydroorotase, protein MQTLTIRTPDDWHLHFRDNEMLAETVPATARCFQRAIVMPNLVPPVVNATMAVAYKQRIEAARPTGSNFEPLMTLFLTNTTSVQDIADAKAAGVTACKLYPAGATTNSDAAVKGIEALYPVFEAMEAHGLLLLIHGEVTETHIDIFDREKVFIDTHLAPIVAAFPNLKVVFEHITTADAAAFVVDASANVGATITPQHLLLNRNDLLVGGVRPHNYCLPVLKRNTHQKALQDVVASGNSKFFLGTDSAPHAKHKKENACGCAGCYSAWSAIELYAEVFEQLGALDKLEGFASNYGADFYGLPRNNTTMTLVKEAWTVPEQVTLADGTDMVPFYAGQTLQWKLQDTFQTRSAD, encoded by the coding sequence ATGCAAACGCTAACGATTAGAACCCCCGATGATTGGCACTTACATTTTCGTGACAACGAAATGCTAGCAGAAACGGTCCCCGCTACAGCTCGTTGTTTCCAGCGTGCCATCGTTATGCCTAACTTGGTTCCACCAGTGGTTAATGCAACTATGGCGGTTGCTTACAAACAACGTATAGAAGCGGCTCGCCCTACCGGCAGCAATTTTGAACCGTTAATGACTCTCTTTTTGACGAACACAACATCAGTACAAGATATCGCTGATGCGAAAGCCGCTGGCGTCACGGCGTGTAAGCTATACCCAGCTGGCGCCACCACCAACTCAGATGCTGCAGTAAAAGGCATAGAAGCGCTATATCCTGTTTTTGAAGCCATGGAGGCTCACGGGTTATTGCTACTTATTCATGGTGAAGTCACCGAAACGCACATTGATATCTTTGACCGTGAAAAAGTATTCATCGATACGCATTTAGCACCAATTGTGGCGGCTTTCCCGAACTTGAAAGTGGTGTTTGAACATATTACTACCGCAGACGCTGCGGCCTTTGTCGTTGATGCTAGTGCCAACGTAGGTGCCACAATTACGCCACAACATTTATTGTTAAATCGCAATGACCTGCTGGTTGGTGGTGTTCGTCCACACAACTACTGTTTGCCCGTTTTAAAACGAAATACCCATCAAAAAGCACTGCAAGATGTGGTAGCCAGCGGTAACAGCAAATTCTTCTTAGGGACTGATTCAGCCCCTCATGCAAAACATAAAAAAGAGAATGCGTGTGGTTGTGCAGGTTGCTACAGCGCATGGTCTGCCATCGAGCTTTATGCTGAAGTGTTCGAGCAGTTGGGCGCATTAGATAAGCTAGAAGGGTTCGCCAGTAACTACGGTGCTGACTTCTACGGATTACCTAGAAACAACACAACAATGACGTTAGTAAAAGAAGCGTGGACAGTACCTGAACAGGTCACGTTAGCTGATGGTACCGATATGGTCCCTTTCTATGCAGGGCAGACGCTTCAGTGGAAACTACAAGATACTTTCCAAACACGCTCGGCTGACTAA
- the dbpA gene encoding ATP-dependent RNA helicase DbpA gives MTIETVKQLEINPAITKALDAQGIFALSPIQAQSLPHALAGSDIIGQAQTGSGKTLCFVIPALEKIDPTLFATQVLVLCPTRELADQVAVQYRNAAKQIGNIKVMTICGGQPMGPQIQSLKHGAHVVVGTPGRVMEHVEKRRLMLKNVRLRVLDEADRMLDMGFEDDLKVIFSPMKKGVQTLLFSATYTEEIERIADQYLTEPVICKVESDESSKPSITQIGYNVLPHTRIQTLKAILTDSQPKTAIVFCNRRVQVTEVVASLLEDGFSAAGLQGEMEQYERTAVLNQFASDALQVLVATDVAARGLDIDDIPCVINYTVSEEPETHIHRIGRTARAGAEGTAITLVGDEEEHFLRKIEVLQGTDIPLKGAQGLRFHKNRIIEPEFSCISLSAGKKQKLRPGDLVGALTKDAGIPGDDVGKIAVQNSQSFIAVKLRSVKRAMNHFREGKIKGKRIRARKL, from the coding sequence ATGACAATTGAAACTGTAAAGCAGTTGGAAATAAATCCAGCTATCACAAAAGCGTTAGATGCACAGGGTATTTTTGCCTTATCGCCCATTCAAGCACAGTCTTTACCTCATGCATTAGCAGGTAGCGACATTATTGGACAAGCGCAAACAGGCAGTGGTAAAACACTTTGCTTCGTAATACCGGCCCTTGAAAAGATTGACCCTACCTTATTTGCAACGCAAGTATTGGTATTGTGCCCAACGCGAGAGTTGGCAGACCAAGTCGCCGTACAATATAGAAATGCCGCAAAGCAAATTGGCAATATAAAGGTGATGACTATTTGTGGCGGCCAACCTATGGGCCCTCAAATTCAGTCGCTTAAGCACGGCGCTCATGTTGTAGTCGGCACGCCTGGTCGCGTGATGGAGCATGTAGAGAAACGCAGGTTAATGCTAAAAAATGTGCGTTTACGCGTGCTTGATGAAGCCGACCGCATGCTAGATATGGGCTTTGAAGATGACTTAAAAGTCATCTTTTCGCCAATGAAGAAAGGTGTGCAAACTTTACTGTTTTCTGCGACTTATACGGAAGAAATAGAACGTATTGCCGATCAGTATTTAACTGAGCCTGTAATTTGTAAGGTTGAAAGTGATGAGTCGAGCAAACCGTCGATTACTCAAATTGGCTACAACGTACTTCCTCACACTCGAATACAAACGCTCAAAGCCATTCTGACCGATTCCCAGCCTAAAACTGCTATCGTGTTTTGTAATCGTCGAGTACAAGTGACCGAAGTGGTCGCATCATTACTGGAAGATGGCTTCAGCGCAGCAGGTTTGCAAGGCGAAATGGAGCAGTATGAGCGTACCGCGGTACTTAATCAGTTTGCCAGTGATGCACTACAAGTGCTGGTTGCTACTGATGTAGCCGCACGTGGGCTTGATATTGATGATATTCCTTGTGTGATCAACTACACAGTAAGCGAAGAGCCTGAAACGCATATTCACCGTATTGGCCGTACCGCTCGTGCTGGCGCTGAAGGCACTGCAATAACGTTAGTGGGCGACGAGGAAGAGCATTTTTTGCGTAAAATTGAAGTGCTTCAAGGCACTGATATTCCTTTAAAAGGCGCACAAGGCTTACGTTTCCATAAAAACCGCATCATCGAACCTGAATTTAGCTGTATTTCATTAAGTGCTGGTAAAAAGCAAAAGCTTCGTCCTGGTGACTTAGTAGGTGCGCTTACTAAAGATGCAGGCATACCAGGTGATGATGTAGGCAAAATTGCAGTGCAAAATAGCCAAAGCTTTATTGCGGTTAAGTTGCGAAGCGTAAAGCGCGCTATGAATCACTTCCGCGAAGGTAAAATTAAAGGCAAGCGCATAAGAGCGCGTAAGCTGTAA
- a CDS encoding ACT domain-containing protein — MSGETDLNTLLKTLQPVLSAEAFVFVSVPYAVSPTQLANALMVYKEDEGTTLILESSFASNEGFAVDSTYKRITCNVHSSLDAVGMTAAMSAALTRAEISANVVAGYYHDHIFVPAGRADEAIAVLLNLANP, encoded by the coding sequence ATGTCAGGCGAAACAGATTTAAATACATTGCTAAAAACACTTCAGCCGGTTCTAAGCGCTGAGGCGTTCGTATTTGTGAGTGTGCCTTACGCGGTTTCGCCAACTCAATTGGCCAATGCCTTAATGGTGTATAAAGAAGATGAAGGTACAACCCTTATTCTTGAATCATCTTTTGCAAGCAACGAAGGCTTTGCTGTGGATAGCACCTACAAGCGCATTACCTGTAATGTCCATTCAAGTTTAGACGCGGTGGGTATGACCGCAGCTATGTCGGCTGCGCTTACCCGGGCGGAAATTAGCGCTAATGTGGTAGCTGGCTATTATCACGACCATATTTTCGTTCCCGCTGGCCGAGCCGATGAAGCCATTGCAGTATTGCTTAATTTAGCCAATCCTTAA